The Methanosarcina barkeri MS DNA window AGGAGAAACAGAAAACTTTTATAGAAAAGAAAACTTTTGGCCGTCAGTCCTGAGGATTTTGGAAAGGAATTTTCGACTAACGGCTTTCTCTGGCTCTGGGTTCTTTGACTTATATGGAAAAATCTGAGGTCTGTTTACTCAAAGGAGATCAGAATATATCGGGTTTATATCGACTGCTCTCTCATAGGCTTCCATCGCTTTCTGGTGTTTCTTAATTCTGTCGTATACGATGCCTTTACCAATCCAGGCTTTTGTAAAACTTGGATTGATATCGATAGCTTTCTCAAAAGCTTGAAGTGCCTCTTTGTATTTTTCCAGGTCTCTCAGGGCAATTCCCTTATTATACCAGAACCGGGCATTGTCGGGATTTGCCTTTATCTTTGTGTCAAAAATCTCCACGGCTTTTTCGAGATAAAGTCTAGCTTCATCGTGTTTTCCAAGCCAGCGGAGAGCCACACCTTTGTTATAAAGGGCCTTTCCATTAGCAGGGTTTAATTCAAGAGCCTTGTTGAAAGCGCTAATGGCTTCTTCATAACTTTTTACCTTACAGAGCCCCATACCTTTCTTGCACCACTCACTTGCGCTCATGGAACCCATATTATAATTCTTCTCATAAAGGCAAATAGCCTTCTCAAAATCATCCATAGCATCTTCGTATGCCTTCATTTCCCTCAGAGCCATGCCTCGCCTGTACCATACTTCAGGGTCTTCAGGAGCGAGATATATAGCATGGTAGTATGCATCAAGAGCTTCTTTATACTGCATAAGGTCTACCAGCAGTTCACCTTTGGAGCACCAGGTCTTAACATCCGCAGGATTGATCTGAAGAGACTTATTAAGGACATCAAGAGCTTCGTCATATCTGAAAAGGCTTTTCAGAACCATACCTTTGCTAAATAGGATTTTTG harbors:
- a CDS encoding tetratricopeptide repeat protein, which translates into the protein MTSNEWYNTGVALHELGRFTEALDAYNKALEISPDNAKILFSKGMVLKSLFRYDEALDVLNKSLQINPADVKTWCSKGELLVDLMQYKEALDAYYHAIYLAPEDPEVWYRRGMALREMKAYEDAMDDFEKAICLYEKNYNMGSMSASEWCKKGMGLCKVKSYEEAISAFNKALELNPANGKALYNKGVALRWLGKHDEARLYLEKAVEIFDTKIKANPDNARFWYNKGIALRDLEKYKEALQAFEKAIDINPSFTKAWIGKGIVYDRIKKHQKAMEAYERAVDINPIYSDLL